A single genomic interval of Candidatus Zixiibacteriota bacterium harbors:
- a CDS encoding polysaccharide pyruvyl transferase family protein → MGSYNLLLGIALDSPNRGVNALGIGAITLLVRSFREIPIRVAQLSSSKKVHYAEVMIDGSPMEVTIHAYSKYALIRALMALTLKRILGHQPRSPLARLILDAERVFAANEGDSFSDIYGFRRLFSQVLCVAAVLLAGRNLTFLPQTIGPFSTRAGRIIGKYIIKRVDRIYVRGIKSADLLDEWQCSYKKAADVSIYIDPKETAYALSPHTVGINVNGLLYYRLYGPAEKGFEHYGELLKNLIKKFIKLEHNVLLIPHTYSTIGWIGEDDLRAIKEIAAALGSGSVSCLNQEWDAQELKGIIGQTDFFVGSRMHACLAGLSRSVPTVGLAYSYKFEGTFDMFGQKDCALNIRGLSPGKIDDTIAAIINIFDRRKIIHEELIRYNSHRENLILD, encoded by the coding sequence ATGGGAAGTTATAACCTTCTTCTGGGTATCGCCCTGGATTCTCCCAATCGAGGTGTTAATGCGTTGGGGATAGGCGCCATCACATTATTGGTAAGGTCATTTCGGGAAATTCCAATCCGGGTGGCGCAGCTGTCATCCTCAAAGAAGGTACATTATGCAGAGGTTATGATCGATGGCAGCCCAATGGAAGTGACCATCCATGCCTATTCAAAGTATGCACTTATCCGTGCCCTTATGGCGCTGACCCTAAAGAGGATTCTGGGGCATCAACCGCGCTCCCCATTAGCACGACTTATTCTCGACGCTGAGAGAGTCTTTGCCGCTAACGAGGGTGATAGTTTCAGTGACATTTACGGCTTCAGAAGACTATTCAGCCAGGTACTCTGCGTAGCTGCCGTCCTTCTGGCCGGAAGGAATCTCACTTTCCTTCCCCAGACAATCGGCCCATTCAGCACTCGCGCGGGGCGAATTATCGGGAAATATATTATTAAACGAGTCGACCGTATCTATGTCCGCGGTATTAAGAGTGCGGATCTTCTTGATGAATGGCAATGCTCTTATAAGAAAGCTGCCGATGTTTCAATTTATATTGATCCAAAAGAAACCGCTTATGCTCTCTCACCGCATACTGTCGGAATCAATGTCAACGGGCTGCTCTACTATCGTCTTTATGGTCCGGCTGAAAAAGGTTTCGAGCATTACGGGGAGTTATTAAAGAACCTGATTAAGAAATTTATCAAACTTGAACATAACGTACTTCTCATACCTCACACATACAGCACGATCGGCTGGATTGGGGAAGATGATCTGCGTGCCATAAAGGAGATTGCGGCCGCCCTGGGAAGCGGCAGTGTTTCCTGCCTCAATCAGGAATGGGATGCACAGGAATTGAAAGGAATAATCGGCCAGACCGACTTTTTTGTCGGATCACGCATGCATGCATGTCTGGCCGGGCTGTCACGTTCCGTGCCGACAGTGGGGCTGGCTTACAGTTACAAGTTCGAAGGCACGTTTGATATGTTCGGGCAAAAGGATTGTGCCTTAAATATCCGTGGGTTATCGCCTGGGAAAATCGATGACACCATAGCCGCCATAATCAATATATTTGATCGAAGAAAGATTATTCACGAAGAGCTGATTCGCTACAACAGCCATCGTGAGAATTTAATTTTGGATTAG
- a CDS encoding Coenzyme F420 hydrogenase/dehydrogenase, beta subunit C-terminal domain: protein MSISREMDKIAKGDLCCGCGLCRSLAGDDYIEIAIDESGFLRPRLRKPLDSDTAGLIARVCPGLTVSHEIKTTLYDPLWGTIRSLRVGYASQPEIRFRASSGGAITAILIHLLESKYINSVLHVGASETDPIANVTSISETYDDVIVNCGSRYAPSALLANLREYLELPGQLAIVGKPCDISALRLFSRHEPLIDKKIKCMISFFCAGVPSLKGAIEILKAMGVSKKQLRRFTYRGNGWPGRARAELDDGTSRELTYEQSWGSILNRYLQTRCKICPDGTGEFADITCGDAWNIRNGRPDFEENEGRSLILARTDMGENLVTECIKKGVLIASEYDRNDLVKIQPFHAMRKRLVRSRLLAMETLFLPVPRYSGLGLGNIKPSAGIILNTRSFLGMFRRSLQLRYGKKRNL from the coding sequence ATGTCTATCTCCAGAGAAATGGACAAAATAGCCAAAGGGGATCTTTGCTGCGGATGCGGGCTGTGCCGTTCGCTGGCCGGAGATGATTATATCGAAATAGCAATCGATGAGTCCGGATTCCTGCGTCCCCGCCTAAGAAAGCCCCTTGATTCTGATACGGCTGGCCTGATTGCCCGGGTTTGCCCGGGTCTGACAGTATCCCACGAAATCAAGACGACTCTTTATGATCCCCTCTGGGGAACAATCCGCTCCCTTCGTGTCGGATATGCCTCCCAGCCGGAAATCCGTTTCCGTGCTTCATCCGGCGGTGCTATCACAGCCATTCTTATCCATTTATTGGAGTCAAAATATATTAATTCCGTGCTGCATGTCGGTGCATCCGAAACTGATCCCATCGCGAATGTCACCAGCATATCGGAAACCTATGATGATGTCATTGTCAATTGCGGTTCCCGCTATGCGCCATCGGCTCTTCTGGCAAACCTCCGAGAGTATCTGGAACTACCTGGGCAATTGGCTATTGTCGGTAAACCATGTGATATCTCGGCACTCCGCCTTTTTTCACGCCATGAACCTTTGATCGACAAGAAGATCAAGTGCATGATCTCATTTTTCTGCGCGGGCGTGCCGAGCCTGAAGGGGGCAATCGAAATACTGAAGGCAATGGGAGTTTCTAAGAAGCAGTTGCGTAGATTCACATATCGGGGAAATGGTTGGCCGGGACGGGCCCGGGCGGAACTCGATGACGGTACCTCTCGCGAATTGACTTATGAGCAATCCTGGGGAAGTATATTAAATCGATATCTCCAGACCCGATGCAAGATCTGCCCGGACGGCACCGGCGAATTTGCCGATATCACATGCGGCGACGCCTGGAATATCAGGAACGGTCGTCCCGATTTTGAAGAAAACGAAGGCCGCAGCCTGATTCTCGCCAGAACCGACATGGGCGAAAATCTTGTCACCGAGTGTATCAAGAAAGGCGTGCTGATTGCCTCAGAATATGACAGGAACGATCTTGTAAAGATTCAGCCCTTTCATGCGATGCGAAAAAGGCTTGTCCGGTCGCGCCTTCTCGCCATGGAAACGCTCTTCCTCCCAGTGCCGCGGTACTCCGGTCTGGGACTGGGCAATATCAAACCATCGGCGGGGATCATTTTAAACACGCGGAGCTTTTTGGGAATGTTCCGACGCTCATTGCAGCTTCGATATGGTAAAAAGAGAAACCTGTAA